The Clostridia bacterium DNA segment ATGCGCAGACCTTTTAACAGCAGCAGGTGCTGACAGGGTTTTAACAATGGACCTTCACGCGTCTCAGATTCAGGGATTTTTTGATATACCTGTTGACCATCTTTTAGGTTCTGCAGTTCTTTGTCCGTTCTTTGAAGAAAAATACCGTGGCAATGATAATGTTGTTATCGTTTCTCCTGACTTAGGAAGTGTTACAAGAGCAAGATTTTATGCTCAGAAACTTGACGCTCCTATTGCTATTATAGATAAACGCCGTCCTAAAGCGAATGTTTCCGAAGTTATGAATATTATCGGCGATGTTTCTGGAAAAGACGTTATTTTAATTGACGACCTTATTGACACAGCAGGTACTATTGCAAACGCTGCAAAAGCCCTTAAAGAAAGAGGCGCAAAGAGTATTGTTTCTGCTTGTACACATGCAGTTTTATCAGGTCCGGCTATTGATAGACTTAATGATGCTCCGATTGACGAACTTATCTGCCTTGATACAATAAAACTTACAGACGATAAAAAATTCGGCAAGGAAAAAGTGCTTTCTGTTGCTCCTGTTTTTGCAGAAGCCATTGAAAGAATTTATGAAGATATTTCTGTAAGTACATTATTTGTATAATATGAAACTTATAGTTGGTTTAGGAAATCCCGGTGTTAAGTATGAAACTACAAGGCATAATGCCGGGTTTTTAATTCTTGATTACTATGCTAATAAAAATGGCATAGAAATTAAGAAAATAAAGAATAAAGCACTTGTTGGTGAGGCTATAATAAACGGAGAAAAGGTTATATTTATAAAGCCTCAAACCTTTATGAATTTAAGCGGAGACAGTGTTCTTTCGGTTGCAGAGTATTACGGGATAGATAATGAAGATATCTTTATTATCTATGATGATATTTCCCTTCCTCTTGGTAAAATAAGAATAAGAGCAAAGGGCAGTGCCGGAGGACATAACGGAATAAAGGACATTATCTTAAAACTTGACGGAGACGATTTTGCCCGTCTTAAAATAGGGGTTTCTTCCAACGGTGATAAAGACCTTGTTGACTATGTGCTTGGCAATTTTTCCAAAAAGGAATTTGACATCTTAAAAAAAGTTGCCGAAAAAAGTGCAGAGATAATTGACAGCTTTGTTAAATACGGAGTTAAACATTGTATGAATGAATATAATTCATTTGTAGTATCCGAGGAGAATTAAAATGATAAATCATACAGTATTATGGACATTAAAAGATGAAGCATTGGGCAATAAAAAAGAAGAAAATCTTATTTTAATGAAAGAGAAACTTCTTGTCCTTAAAGACAAAATTGATGAAATTATAGAAATCAGTGTGGGGATAAATTCGGTTGAAACACCAAGTTCATATGATTTTATCTTAAATGTTCTTTTTGAAAACAAAGACGACCTTGATTCTTATATTGTAAATAAGTATCATAAGGAAGTAGGAACTTTTGTAAGAGAAGTTGTTGATAAAAGAGTCAGCATTGATTATGAGGTTTAATGAAAGATTTATTTTTAAATTTATTTAACCGTACAAAAGAGTATCAGGAAGTTTTAAAAAATCTTGATAACAATATAATAAATTTGACAGGGCTTACCGATACCGCTAAGCCCCATTTTTTATATGGACTTTTAAAGAATACGAATAAAAATATACTTGTGATAGCAAAGAATGAGACTTATTTAAAAAGTCTTAACAATATGCTGTCATTTTTTAATGTAAACTCCCATATTTTCTGGGAAAGAGAGTTTAACTTTTTTTAATATTGACGCTAAAAGCACTGATATATTTGTATCAAGAATAAATACACTCTCATCTGTTAAAGGAATCACCCCACAGATTTTTATAACCACATTTGACGCTCTCACTCAGCCTGTTATACCGTATTGCGTGCTAAATGATATGACTCTAAACTTAGAGTGTGGACAAGAAATTTCAATCGATAAATTATCCGAGTCCCTTGTTATAATGGGGTATCAGAAAGAGAGTATGGTAGAATTTAAGGGGCAGTTTTCTGTAAGGGGAGGAGTAGTTGACATATTCTCTCCTTTGTGCGACTTTCCGTACAGAATTGAGTTTTTCGGCGACGAGATAGACTCTATAAGGCTCTTTGACGAAAAAACTCAGAAATCGGTAGAAAATCTTGATAAAATAGATATAACCATTGCAAAAGAGGTTGTATTTAAGGACGAAACAAAAGAAGAACTTTTAAAAGAATTAAAAGGTATTTTAAAAACTTTAAAAGGCGATTTAAAAGAAGAAGTTAAAAGTGATATAGAAAAAATTGAAAATCAAAGATATTTTTATTCCATTGATAAATATATCACATCTATCTATAAAGAGAAAAACACATTTTTAGATTATTTTGATAAAGAGAATACTCTTATTGTAATTGACGAGCCTCAAAGGCTTAATGAGAAAAAAGAAGCCTTAAAACTTGAAAGGCGAGAGCAGTTTTTAAACCTTGCCGAAAAAAATATCTTAATACCTAAGAATTTTGTATATAAAGATGAGGAAGAAGTATTAAATTTAGTATTATCCTATCCGTTAATAGGTATAATGAATATTTTAACCTCCAATGAACTTTACAGGCAGACTATGAATATAAATATCACGGTTTCTGACACACCGGGGTATTACGGAAAGATAAATCTTTTTTCAGAAGACCTTTTAAATTATAAAAATAAAGGCTATACAGTAGTTATCCCTGTTTCTGAAAATAAAACAGAAAATATCAGAAACTATCTTAATTCTCTTCAGATTTTTCCTTTGGTTATAGATGAAAGCGAAAATATAAGCGAGGGAGTATATCTTTTAAAGAAAAAAGGGGTAATGGGTTTTCATTATCCTGAGAATAAATTTATTCTTCTTTATGACGGGTCAATCTTTGGCGAATATAAACCAAAGAAAAAGAAGAAAAACAAGGATAATGATATTCTATCATTTTCTGACTTAAATGTGGGAGATTATGTTGTTCATAGTGTTCACGGTATAGGTCAGTATCTTGGCACAAAGAAAATGGAAGTTGACTCTGTTAAGAGAGACTTTTTAAAAATCAAATATTATGGCACAGATATATTATATGTTCCTGTAAACCAACTTGATAATCTTAGTAAGTATATAGGAGCAGGGGACAGAAGCGTTAAACTTAACCGTTTAGGCGGTCAGGAGTTTAACAGGATAAAGGAAAGAGTGCGTCATGCGTGTTCTGACCTTGCTGATAAACTTATAAATCTATATGCCGAAAGAGAAAATACCAAAGGGCATCAGTATATGAAAGATACTGACCTTCAGGCGCTTTTTGAACAGACTTTTCCTTATGAAGAAACTGAAGACCAGTTAAGAAGTATAGAAGAAGTTAAAAAGGATATGGAATCTTCCCGTCCGATGGACAGACTTCTTTGCGGAGATGTTGGATATGGTAAAACAGAAGTTGCAATGAGGGCTGCTTTTAAATGTGCATCGGAAGGAAAACAGACTGCATATCTTGCATCTACCACAGTTCTTGCTCAGCAGCATTATAATTCCTTTAAAGCAAGAATGGAAGATTTTCCTGTTAAAGTGGAAATGCTCTCAAGATTTAAATCTAAAAAAGAGCAGGAACAGGTTATTAAAAAATTAAAAACAGGCGAAATTGATATAGTTATAGGCACACACAGGCTTCTGTCAAAGGATGTTTCCTTTAAAGATTTAGGGCTTTTAATTGTAGACGAAGAGCAAAGGTTCGGAGTAGAGCATAAGGAAAGACTAAAGGAAATGAAAAATACTATTGAAGTTTTAACCTTAAGTGCAACCCCTATTCCAAGAACTCTTAATATGTCTATGCTTGGAATAAGGGATATGAGCGTTTTAAAAGAACCCCCTCTTGACAGATTCCCTGTTCAGACTTATGTATTGGAATTTAACGAGCAGATTATAAAAAACGCAATAGATAAAGAAATTTCAAGGGGTGGGCAGGTGTTTTACCTTTATAATAATGTTGAAGGTATAAACACAGTGGCAAATAAAATTTTAAGTTTATGCCCTGGAATAAATGTAAAAGTGGTTCATGGCAAAATGAGCGAAACACTAATTGAAAAAACATTTTTAGAAATGTTAAACGGGCAAATTGATGTTTTGGTGTGTACAACCATTATAGAAACAGGAATTGATATTGCAAACGCCAATACAATTATTGTTGAGAATGCCGACAGATTAGGGTTATCCCAACTTTATCAGTTAAGAGGCAGGGTAGGAAGAAGTAATAAACTTGCTTATTGCTACCTAACCTATCAAAAGAATAAAGCCATTAACGAACAGGCAGAAAGCCGTCTTAAAACCATAAAGGAATTTACAGAGTTTGGCTCAGGGTTTAAAATTGCCTTAAGAGATTTAGAGATAAGAGGCGCAGGGAATGTACTGGGAATAGAACAGCATGGGCATATGGACCTTGTAGGCTATGATATGTATATGCGTATTTTAGACGAAGTTATTAAACTTAAAAAGGGAGAAAAAATTACAGAGGATATTAACTGTAAGGTGGATATTAAAGAAAATGCGTTCATTCCTGACGGATATATTGAAAATCACGATTTAAGAATGGATATGTATAAAAAAATTGCCTCAATAAAAACGGATGAAGATTTGCAAGAGATAGAAGACGAAATCACAGACAGATTTTCCGATATGCCCGAACCCGTTGAAAATCTTTGTAAAATTGCTCATATTAAAGCATTGGCAGAGAGTGTTGGCATATGTGAAGTAACTGATTTTAACTTTAAGATAACCTTTAAATATCAAAGTCAGGAAAGTTTTGATTTTGAGAAAATATCAAAGATAAGCGAAGAATATCCTGACAGAATAATGGTGTCTAATTCCTCTTCGGTAGCATTCACTTATAAGATGTATAAACACGAGGCAAAAGATAAACTTTTAAATATTAAAAAAATATTACAATTATTAAAATAATCTTTGCAAAAAATAAAATTATTGTATAATTAAATTATACAATGTTGAAAGGAATGATAATATGAAAAAAATTATAATTTTTGCATTACTTATTTCAGTTTTAATATCATTTGCAGGATGTGGAAAGGTTGCACAGAATGTTTTAACCATTGAGGGCGAAAATGCATCAATGAATGAATACAACTTTTTTTACAACACTCAGATTTTAATGGCAGGTCAAATGGGGCTTAATAATGAAGAATACTGGAATGCTGAAACTGACGGTAAGAAAAACTTTGAGCTTGTAAAAGAAAGTGCTTTAAATCAACTTGTGGAATTATATGTTGTGGCCCAAAAAGCAAAACAGGCAGGTTTAATATATGACGATGCTCTTTTAGATGCGGCAAATCAGTATAAATCATATTTTACAGGTTCTTTTAATAATATCTACAGCGAACTTAAAATTGATAAAGAAGCATTAGAAAAAATTTGTAAACTTTATGCAATAAATGATGCATATGACCAGAAACTTATCGAAGAAGGCACTATCAACCTTGGCGAAGATGTTTTAAAAGATGTGTTTTCTAATAATTACTTAAAGGCTCAGCATATTCTTTTACTTACAACTGACGAATCAGGCGCTCCTTTAGGCGAAGATGAAAAAGCAAAGGTTAAAGAAGAAATTGAGTCTATCTTAAAAAGAGCAAAATCAGGTGAAAACTTTACAAATTTAGCAAACGAATTTTCTAAAGACCCAGGTCAGCAGACAAGCCCTGAAGGATATGTATTTACCGATGGGGAAATGGTTTTGGAATTTGAACAGGCTACAAAGGCACTAAAACCTAATGAAATTTCTGATATAGTTGAAACATCATACGGTTATCACATTATTAAAAGATTGCCTTTATCTATCGAAAAAGATTTTGTGTCTGACTCAGGAGATTTTGAAGCAATTATCCGTAACAGAATAATCACAGAATTCAGACAAGCAAACATCGAAAACTGGAAAAAAGAATTTAA contains these protein-coding regions:
- the mfd gene encoding transcription-repair coupling factor, whose amino-acid sequence is MTLNLECGQEISIDKLSESLVIMGYQKESMVEFKGQFSVRGGVVDIFSPLCDFPYRIEFFGDEIDSIRLFDEKTQKSVENLDKIDITIAKEVVFKDETKEELLKELKGILKTLKGDLKEEVKSDIEKIENQRYFYSIDKYITSIYKEKNTFLDYFDKENTLIVIDEPQRLNEKKEALKLERREQFLNLAEKNILIPKNFVYKDEEEVLNLVLSYPLIGIMNILTSNELYRQTMNINITVSDTPGYYGKINLFSEDLLNYKNKGYTVVIPVSENKTENIRNYLNSLQIFPLVIDESENISEGVYLLKKKGVMGFHYPENKFILLYDGSIFGEYKPKKKKKNKDNDILSFSDLNVGDYVVHSVHGIGQYLGTKKMEVDSVKRDFLKIKYYGTDILYVPVNQLDNLSKYIGAGDRSVKLNRLGGQEFNRIKERVRHACSDLADKLINLYAERENTKGHQYMKDTDLQALFEQTFPYEETEDQLRSIEEVKKDMESSRPMDRLLCGDVGYGKTEVAMRAAFKCASEGKQTAYLASTTVLAQQHYNSFKARMEDFPVKVEMLSRFKSKKEQEQVIKKLKTGEIDIVIGTHRLLSKDVSFKDLGLLIVDEEQRFGVEHKERLKEMKNTIEVLTLSATPIPRTLNMSMLGIRDMSVLKEPPLDRFPVQTYVLEFNEQIIKNAIDKEISRGGQVFYLYNNVEGINTVANKILSLCPGINVKVVHGKMSETLIEKTFLEMLNGQIDVLVCTTIIETGIDIANANTIIVENADRLGLSQLYQLRGRVGRSNKLAYCYLTYQKNKAINEQAESRLKTIKEFTEFGSGFKIALRDLEIRGAGNVLGIEQHGHMDLVGYDMYMRILDEVIKLKKGEKITEDINCKVDIKENAFIPDGYIENHDLRMDMYKKIASIKTDEDLQEIEDEITDRFSDMPEPVENLCKIAHIKALAESVGICEVTDFNFKITFKYQSQESFDFEKISKISEEYPDRIMVSNSSSVAFTYKMYKHEAKDKLLNIKKILQLLK
- a CDS encoding ribose-phosphate pyrophosphokinase yields the protein MISHGKDIKIFSGNSNPELAKAIANILGLEVGQATVTKFSDGEISVNIYETVRGSDVFVVQSTCSPVNDNLMELLIMIDAFKRASAGRITAVLPYFGYARQDRKAKARDPITAKLCADLLTAAGADRVLTMDLHASQIQGFFDIPVDHLLGSAVLCPFFEEKYRGNDNVVIVSPDLGSVTRARFYAQKLDAPIAIIDKRRPKANVSEVMNIIGDVSGKDVILIDDLIDTAGTIANAAKALKERGAKSIVSACTHAVLSGPAIDRLNDAPIDELICLDTIKLTDDKKFGKEKVLSVAPVFAEAIERIYEDISVSTLFV
- a CDS encoding Dabb family protein; the protein is MINHTVLWTLKDEALGNKKEENLILMKEKLLVLKDKIDEIIEISVGINSVETPSSYDFILNVLFENKDDLDSYIVNKYHKEVGTFVREVVDKRVSIDYEV
- a CDS encoding peptidylprolyl isomerase; amino-acid sequence: MKKIIIFALLISVLISFAGCGKVAQNVLTIEGENASMNEYNFFYNTQILMAGQMGLNNEEYWNAETDGKKNFELVKESALNQLVELYVVAQKAKQAGLIYDDALLDAANQYKSYFTGSFNNIYSELKIDKEALEKICKLYAINDAYDQKLIEEGTINLGEDVLKDVFSNNYLKAQHILLLTTDESGAPLGEDEKAKVKEEIESILKRAKSGENFTNLANEFSKDPGQQTSPEGYVFTDGEMVLEFEQATKALKPNEISDIVETSYGYHIIKRLPLSIEKDFVSDSGDFEAIIRNRIITEFRQANIENWKKEFNITVNNKVIDKLKF
- a CDS encoding aminoacyl-tRNA hydrolase, producing MKLIVGLGNPGVKYETTRHNAGFLILDYYANKNGIEIKKIKNKALVGEAIINGEKVIFIKPQTFMNLSGDSVLSVAEYYGIDNEDIFIIYDDISLPLGKIRIRAKGSAGGHNGIKDIILKLDGDDFARLKIGVSSNGDKDLVDYVLGNFSKKEFDILKKVAEKSAEIIDSFVKYGVKHCMNEYNSFVVSEEN